The Mycolicibacterium hassiacum DSM 44199 genome includes a window with the following:
- a CDS encoding HAD-IA family hydrolase — MTSRPQLVIFDLDGTLTDSAEGIVASFRYALDAVGAEVPEGDLAGLVVGPPMQHTLRALGLGDRADEAIAAYRKDYTTRGWAMNRPFDGIPELLADLSATGARMAVATSKAEPVAQRILAHFELETHFEVIAGASVDGTRATKKDVLARALELLHPVPERVLMVGDRSHDVEGAAEHGIDTVVVGWGYGRGDFDGPGAAAPLAHVATVAELREVLGV, encoded by the coding sequence GTGACCTCCCGCCCCCAACTGGTGATCTTCGATCTCGACGGCACGCTGACCGATTCCGCCGAGGGCATCGTGGCGAGCTTCCGCTACGCGCTCGACGCGGTCGGCGCCGAGGTCCCGGAGGGCGATCTGGCCGGCCTGGTGGTCGGCCCGCCGATGCAGCACACCCTGCGCGCACTCGGGCTCGGTGACCGCGCCGACGAGGCGATCGCGGCCTACCGCAAGGACTACACCACCCGCGGCTGGGCGATGAACCGGCCATTCGACGGCATCCCGGAGTTGCTGGCCGATCTGTCGGCGACCGGGGCCCGGATGGCCGTGGCCACCTCCAAGGCCGAGCCCGTCGCCCAGCGGATCCTGGCCCATTTCGAGCTCGAAACGCATTTCGAGGTGATCGCCGGCGCGAGTGTGGACGGGACCCGGGCGACCAAGAAGGACGTGTTGGCCCGTGCTCTGGAGCTGCTGCACCCGGTACCGGAGCGCGTGCTGATGGTCGGTGACCGGTCCCACGACGTCGAGGGTGCAGCCGAACACGGCATCGACACCGTGGTGGTCGGCTGGGGCTACGGCCGTGGGGATTTCGACGGCCCCGGCGCGGCCGCGCCGCTTGCCCATGTCGCGACCGTGGCTGAACTGCGCGAGGTGCTCGGTGTCTGA